One Methylosinus sp. LW4 genomic region harbors:
- the epsC gene encoding serine O-acetyltransferase EpsC yields MTQAKQGPHAGNGSEPSGFPQLGRIVAELGELRRASQKRRYRDGRLPELPSREATIEIIEGLAASLYPRHFGPPELTTDSADGFVLYTLDKSLRALREQVRRELQLLANGSDDGTIDHRPRAHEIVDAFAQALPLIRALLDTDIRAAYEGDPAAKSLDEVVFSYPGLSAIIRHRLAHRLYLLGAPMLARLVSEIAHSATGIDIHPGAEIGEGFFIDHGTGVVIGETAVIGRNVRLYQAVTLGAKRFEVDETGALVKGGARHPIIEDDVVIYAGATVLGRITIGRGSVIGGNVWLTHGVPAGSNVTQAKPLSESFTFGAGI; encoded by the coding sequence GTGACGCAAGCAAAGCAGGGGCCGCATGCAGGAAACGGGTCCGAGCCGAGCGGATTTCCGCAGCTCGGCCGCATCGTCGCGGAGCTCGGCGAATTGCGTCGCGCCTCGCAGAAGCGCCGCTATCGCGATGGGCGCCTGCCCGAGCTGCCCTCGCGCGAGGCGACGATCGAGATCATCGAGGGGCTCGCGGCGAGCCTCTATCCGCGCCATTTCGGTCCGCCGGAGCTGACCACCGACAGCGCCGACGGCTTCGTGCTCTACACGCTGGACAAGAGCCTGCGCGCCCTGCGCGAGCAGGTGCGGCGCGAGCTGCAATTGCTGGCCAATGGCTCGGATGACGGAACCATCGACCATCGCCCGCGCGCGCATGAGATCGTCGACGCTTTCGCGCAGGCGCTGCCGCTGATACGGGCGCTGCTCGACACCGATATTCGCGCCGCCTATGAGGGCGATCCCGCGGCCAAGAGCCTCGACGAGGTGGTGTTCTCCTATCCCGGCCTTTCGGCGATCATTCGCCACAGGCTCGCGCATCGTCTCTATCTGCTCGGCGCGCCCATGCTCGCGCGGCTCGTGTCGGAGATCGCGCATTCGGCGACGGGAATCGACATTCATCCGGGCGCGGAGATCGGCGAAGGCTTCTTCATCGATCACGGCACCGGCGTCGTCATCGGCGAGACCGCGGTCATCGGCAGGAATGTGCGGCTCTATCAGGCGGTGACGCTGGGCGCCAAACGATTCGAGGTCGATGAGACCGGCGCGCTGGTGAAGGGCGGCGCGCGTCATCCGATCATCGAGGACGATGTGGTGATCTACGCCGGCGCCACAGTGCTCGGCCGCATCACCATCGGTCGCGGCTCCGTCATCGGCGGCAATGTCTGGCTGACGCATGGCGTGCCGGCGGGCAGCAATGTCACGCAGGCGAAGCCGCTGAGCGAATCCTTCACCTTCGGCGCCGGCATCTGA
- a CDS encoding M3 family metallopeptidase: MTTENPLLFASTEAFGLPAFGALKAEHYRPAFAAAMAENLAEIARIADDPAPPDFENTIAALERSGRLLARVGGVFWNLAATDTTPELQEIERDISGALARHENEILLNAALFSRVDALHARRDALALTEEQARVLELTHKRFLRAGAKLDETAKRRMAEISERLANLTTSFAQNVLADEADYLLLLDESDLDGLSEDFRASAAQVAQERGAPGKYGVTLARSSVEIFLQSSTRRDLRETAFRAWASRGETGGATDNRALIAEILRLREERARLNGFANFAAYKLDDTMAKTPTAVRELLDRVWAPALAAAKAERDDLQALAERDGANVAIGAADWRHYAERVRKERYDLDQAELRPYFQLDQMIAAAFHVAKRLFGLSFVEVEGLDLYHPSVRAFDVRDAKGEHVALFLGDYFARPSKRGGAWMSEFRGQENLDERIRPIIVNVLNFSRAPDGAPTLLSLDDARTLFHEFGHALHGMLSDVTYPLVAGTNVARDFVELPSQLYEHWLLEPEILRGFARHAETGAPMPEELLERIQKSRHFNQGFASVEFCASAYVDLDLHESAIDESFDALAFERESLARISMPEEIIMRHRTPHFTHVFAGDGYSAGYYSYLWAETLDADAYEAFLEAGDPFAPDIAERLRRHIYAAGGTQDPADAYVAFRGRMPNVDALLRQRGFAR, encoded by the coding sequence ATGACGACCGAAAATCCGCTGCTCTTTGCCTCGACCGAAGCTTTCGGCCTGCCGGCCTTCGGCGCGCTGAAGGCCGAGCACTATCGCCCCGCCTTCGCGGCCGCCATGGCGGAAAATCTGGCGGAGATCGCGCGCATCGCCGACGATCCCGCGCCGCCCGATTTCGAGAACACGATCGCAGCTCTCGAGCGCTCCGGCCGCCTTCTGGCGCGCGTCGGCGGCGTCTTCTGGAATCTCGCCGCGACCGACACCACGCCCGAGCTGCAGGAGATCGAGCGCGACATATCCGGCGCGCTGGCGCGGCACGAGAATGAGATATTGCTGAACGCCGCGCTGTTCTCGCGCGTCGATGCGCTCCATGCGCGCCGCGACGCGCTGGCGCTGACCGAGGAGCAGGCGCGCGTGCTGGAGCTGACGCATAAGCGCTTCCTGCGCGCGGGCGCCAAGCTCGACGAGACGGCGAAGCGCCGCATGGCGGAAATATCCGAGCGCCTCGCCAATCTCACCACATCCTTCGCGCAGAATGTGCTCGCCGACGAGGCCGATTATCTGCTGCTGCTCGACGAGAGCGATCTCGACGGGCTGTCGGAAGACTTCCGCGCCTCGGCCGCGCAAGTCGCGCAAGAGCGCGGCGCGCCGGGCAAATATGGCGTCACCCTCGCGCGCTCGAGCGTCGAGATTTTTCTGCAGAGCTCGACGCGCCGCGATCTGCGCGAGACCGCTTTTCGCGCCTGGGCCAGCCGCGGCGAGACGGGCGGCGCGACCGACAATCGCGCGCTGATCGCCGAGATTTTGCGCCTGCGCGAGGAGCGCGCGCGGCTCAATGGCTTCGCCAATTTCGCCGCCTATAAGCTCGACGACACGATGGCGAAGACGCCGACAGCGGTGCGCGAGCTCTTGGATCGTGTCTGGGCGCCGGCGCTCGCGGCGGCGAAGGCGGAGCGCGACGATCTGCAAGCGCTCGCCGAACGCGACGGCGCCAATGTCGCGATCGGCGCCGCCGACTGGCGCCATTACGCCGAGCGCGTGCGCAAGGAGCGCTATGATCTCGACCAGGCGGAGCTGCGTCCCTATTTCCAGCTGGATCAGATGATCGCCGCCGCCTTCCATGTCGCGAAACGACTGTTCGGCCTCTCCTTCGTCGAGGTGGAAGGACTCGATCTCTATCACCCGAGCGTGCGCGCCTTCGACGTTCGCGATGCGAAGGGCGAGCATGTCGCGCTCTTCCTCGGCGATTATTTCGCGCGGCCCTCCAAGCGCGGCGGCGCCTGGATGTCCGAGTTTCGCGGCCAGGAGAATCTCGACGAACGCATTCGTCCCATCATCGTCAATGTGCTGAACTTCTCGCGCGCGCCCGATGGCGCGCCGACTCTGCTCAGCCTCGACGACGCGCGCACGCTGTTTCACGAGTTCGGCCATGCGCTGCACGGCATGTTGTCGGACGTCACCTATCCGCTCGTCGCCGGCACCAATGTCGCGCGCGATTTCGTCGAGCTGCCCTCGCAGCTCTATGAGCATTGGCTGCTGGAGCCGGAAATTCTCCGCGGCTTCGCGCGCCACGCCGAGACAGGCGCGCCAATGCCGGAGGAATTGCTCGAGCGCATCCAAAAGTCGCGGCACTTCAATCAGGGCTTCGCCAGCGTCGAATTCTGCGCCTCCGCCTATGTCGATCTCGATCTGCACGAAAGCGCGATCGACGAGAGCTTTGACGCGCTTGCCTTCGAGCGCGAGAGCCTCGCGCGCATATCGATGCCGGAAGAGATCATCATGCGGCACAGGACGCCGCATTTCACTCATGTCTTCGCCGGCGACGGCTATTCGGCCGGCTATTACTCCTATCTCTGGGCGGAGACGCTGGACGCCGACGCCTATGAGGCGTTCCTCGAGGCCGGCGATCCTTTCGCGCCCGACATTGCGGAGCGCTTGCGCCGTCACATCTATGCCGCCGGCGGAACGCAGGACCCGGCGGACGCCTATGTCGCCTTTCGCGGCCGCATGCCGAATGTCGATGCGCTGCTGCGTCAGCGCGGCTTCGCGCGTTAG
- a CDS encoding aminotransferase class I/II-fold pyridoxal phosphate-dependent enzyme, producing MTTPPSPSKRSAIAPFIAMDVLSETRELERQGRRIVHMELGEPGAPAPLAVREAAARALAQGAIGYAEALGRPALRQRIARHYGEAYGVDVSPERVIVTTGSSGAFLLAFLAGFDPGARIAMTVPGYPAYANILASLGLEPVLIDVGAETLYSPTAALLEAAHRAKRLDGALLASPANPTGAMIPSDEFEKICAFCEDAGILFVSDEIYHGLSYERACETALAHSRNAVVVNSFSKYYAMTGWRLGWLAAPESLVRPMERLQQSLAISAPTLAQIAALEAFEAKAELEAVKAGYARSRALLLERLPRLGFSDFAPPDGAFYIYADISRFSADSAAFCKRMLEEAGVAVTPGIDFDRARGKRTLRFSYAGAESEVRLGLDRLAAWLGAPRPTI from the coding sequence ATGACGACGCCCCCCTCCCCTTCCAAGCGCAGCGCCATCGCGCCCTTCATCGCGATGGATGTGCTGAGCGAAACGCGTGAGCTCGAGCGGCAGGGCCGCCGCATCGTCCATATGGAGCTGGGCGAGCCCGGCGCGCCGGCGCCGCTCGCCGTGCGCGAGGCCGCGGCGCGCGCGCTCGCCCAAGGCGCCATCGGCTATGCAGAGGCGCTCGGCCGCCCAGCGCTGCGCCAGCGCATCGCGCGCCATTATGGCGAGGCCTATGGCGTCGACGTCTCGCCGGAGCGCGTCATCGTCACGACGGGATCGTCGGGCGCATTTCTCTTGGCCTTTCTCGCCGGTTTCGATCCGGGCGCGCGCATCGCCATGACGGTGCCCGGCTATCCGGCCTACGCGAATATTCTCGCCTCGCTCGGCCTCGAGCCCGTGCTGATCGATGTCGGCGCAGAGACGCTCTATTCGCCGACCGCCGCTCTGCTGGAGGCGGCGCATCGCGCAAAGCGCCTCGATGGCGCTCTGCTGGCGAGCCCGGCCAATCCCACCGGCGCGATGATTCCGAGCGACGAATTCGAAAAAATCTGCGCCTTCTGCGAGGACGCCGGAATTCTCTTCGTCTCCGACGAGATTTATCACGGCCTCTCCTACGAGCGCGCTTGCGAGACCGCGCTGGCGCATTCGCGCAACGCCGTCGTCGTGAACAGCTTCTCGAAATATTATGCGATGACCGGCTGGCGGCTCGGCTGGCTGGCGGCGCCCGAATCCCTGGTGCGACCGATGGAGCGGCTGCAGCAATCGCTCGCCATTTCGGCGCCGACGCTGGCGCAGATCGCCGCGCTCGAGGCCTTCGAGGCGAAAGCGGAGCTCGAGGCGGTGAAGGCCGGCTATGCGCGCAGCCGCGCGCTCTTGCTGGAGCGTCTGCCGCGCTTGGGCTTCAGCGATTTCGCGCCGCCGGACGGCGCCTTCTACATCTACGCCGACATCTCGCGCTTTTCCGCGGATTCGGCCGCCTTCTGCAAAAGAATGCTGGAGGAGGCCGGCGTCGCCGTCACGCCCGGAATCGATTTCGATCGCGCGCGCGGCAAGCGAACGCTGCGTTTCTCCTACGCCGGAGCGGAGAGCGAGGTGCGGCTCGGCCTCGATCGTCTCGCAGCCTGGCTCGGCGCGCCGAGACCGACCATCTGA